The following DNA comes from Anaerosporomusa subterranea.
GAGAGTATTCCTTTAAAATAGACTTAGAAAAAAAGATGTTGATTAAATTCAACATCTTTTTGTTATGATAAAAATGGAGGAATTGATATGAAAAATAAATACCCAAAGTATACGACTGAGGAAAAGAATAAAATAGTTGAAGAATACCTTCAGGGTTTGATTAGTAGAAAAAATTTACTTGAAAAATATAAAGTTGCAAGTGACAGTATGTTAGTAAGATGGGTTGATCAGTATCGAAGAACTGGAACAACATATGATAATCGTGGTAAAAGTAGTGCCGGTAGGCCCAAGAAAAAGAATTCCCTGATTCCTGAGGAAATGACTCGTGAAGAATTGATTCAATATGTTAAGGCAGTTGAAGACCTA
Coding sequences within:
- a CDS encoding transposase yields the protein MKNKYPKYTTEEKNKIVEEYLQGLISRKNLLEKYKVASDSMLVRWVDQYRRTGTTYDNRGKSSAGRPKKKNSLIPEEMTREELIQYVKAVEDLKKFLAYQREQKKNTD